From one uncultured Paludibacter sp. genomic stretch:
- a CDS encoding OmpA/MotB domain protein: protein MKQLFNFINKKSKKMKKTNLFFVLLLSVSIIFSGCKSLNNAAKGGILGGTAGAAIGAGIGALIGKDGKSAAVGAAIGGAVGTTAGVIIGKKMDKAAEEAAKIENAKVETIEDINGLKAVKVTFDSGILFDFNSSALRQEAKDALTKFGKILVENPTMDLAVLGHTDNVGSLEANKKVSLARAQSVADYLVAQGATKSQMKTVEGRDYSMPVASNDTPEGRQLNRRVEVYMYASEAMIKDAETQAGK from the coding sequence TTGAAACAATTATTTAATTTTATAAACAAAAAATCAAAAAAAATGAAAAAAACAAATTTATTTTTCGTATTACTGCTTAGTGTAAGCATAATATTTTCAGGATGTAAATCGCTAAATAATGCAGCCAAAGGCGGTATTTTAGGTGGAACAGCCGGAGCTGCTATTGGTGCAGGTATTGGCGCTTTAATTGGTAAAGATGGCAAAAGTGCAGCAGTAGGCGCTGCTATCGGAGGCGCTGTAGGAACTACAGCCGGAGTTATTATCGGTAAAAAAATGGATAAAGCTGCAGAAGAAGCAGCTAAAATTGAAAATGCAAAAGTAGAAACTATTGAAGACATTAATGGTCTGAAAGCCGTGAAAGTTACTTTTGATTCCGGTATTTTATTTGATTTTAACAGCAGCGCTCTAAGACAGGAAGCAAAAGATGCTCTTACCAAATTCGGCAAAATTTTAGTGGAAAATCCTACAATGGATTTGGCTGTTTTAGGTCATACTGATAATGTTGGTTCATTAGAAGCAAATAAAAAAGTATCGTTGGCGCGCGCACAATCTGTTGCGGATTATTTAGTAGCTCAAGGAGCAACTAAAAGTCAAATGAAAACAGTAGAAGGTCGTGATTATTCTATGCCGGTTGCATCAAATGATACTCCTGAAGGACGTCAATTAAACCGCCGTGTAGAGGTTTATATGTATGCAAGTGAAGCGATGATTAAAGATGCAGAAACACAAGCTGGAAAATAA
- the icd gene encoding Isocitrate dehydrogenase (NADP) codes for MQKIKVQNPVVELDGDEMTRIIWKFIKEQLILPYVDLDIKYYDLGIENRDATNDQITVDAAEAIKKYNVGIKCATITPDEARVKEFGLKQMWKSPNGTIRNIVGGTVFREPIICSNIPRYVQGWTQPIIIGRHAFGDQYKATDKVIKGKGTLKMTFTNEKGETQEWEVFNFKGDGVAMTMYNTDESIYGFARSSFQMALTKKYPLYMSTKNTILKAYDGRFKDIFADVYEKEFKTEFEKAGLTYEHRLIDDMVASAMKWNGGFVWACKNYDGDVQSDTVAQGFGSLGLMSSVLVTPDGKTVEAEAAHGTVTRHYRQYQQGKETSTNPIASIFAWTQGLIHRGKLDNNKPLIDFCEKLEQVCVETVESGEMTKDLAILVYGENITKDKYLNTEDFLAALKRNLEKKLG; via the coding sequence ATGCAAAAAATTAAAGTACAAAATCCTGTTGTCGAGCTTGACGGCGATGAAATGACACGTATCATCTGGAAATTTATCAAGGAACAACTCATTCTGCCTTATGTGGATTTAGATATAAAATATTACGATTTGGGCATTGAAAATCGAGACGCTACTAATGACCAAATTACTGTGGATGCTGCGGAAGCTATAAAAAAATATAATGTCGGAATCAAATGTGCCACCATTACTCCCGATGAAGCTCGCGTAAAGGAATTCGGACTAAAACAAATGTGGAAATCGCCCAACGGAACCATACGAAATATTGTAGGTGGAACCGTTTTCCGTGAACCTATTATTTGTAGCAATATTCCGCGTTACGTACAGGGCTGGACTCAACCGATTATCATTGGACGTCATGCATTTGGAGACCAATACAAAGCTACAGATAAAGTAATTAAAGGCAAAGGAACATTGAAAATGACCTTTACCAATGAAAAAGGAGAAACACAGGAATGGGAAGTATTCAATTTTAAAGGAGACGGAGTTGCAATGACAATGTATAATACCGATGAATCTATCTACGGTTTTGCTCGCTCATCTTTCCAAATGGCGCTTACAAAGAAATATCCGTTGTATATGTCTACCAAAAATACCATATTGAAAGCTTACGACGGACGTTTTAAAGATATTTTTGCTGACGTTTATGAAAAAGAATTTAAAACCGAATTTGAAAAAGCCGGTTTAACATACGAACATCGTTTGATAGATGATATGGTAGCTTCTGCTATGAAATGGAATGGCGGTTTTGTGTGGGCTTGCAAAAACTACGATGGCGACGTACAATCTGACACTGTTGCACAAGGTTTTGGCTCACTCGGATTGATGTCGTCCGTACTGGTTACACCTGACGGGAAAACCGTAGAAGCCGAAGCTGCTCACGGAACTGTTACACGCCATTACCGACAATATCAACAAGGAAAAGAAACTTCAACCAACCCGATTGCTTCTATTTTTGCATGGACGCAAGGCTTAATACACAGAGGAAAATTGGACAATAATAAACCGTTAATTGATTTCTGTGAAAAACTGGAACAAGTATGTGTAGAAACCGTAGAAAGTGGAGAGATGACGAAAGATTTAGCAATTTTAGTTTATGGAGAAAACATCACAAAAGATAAATATTTGAATACAGAAGATTTCTTAGCGGCTCTGAAACGAAATTTGGAAAAAAAATTAGGATAA
- a CDS encoding Citrate synthase: protein MEKKYLIYKLSESIKKTSKIDKDLFAKMGVKRGLRNDDGSGVLAGLTRVGDVVGYEKQEDGKLKAIPGKLMYRGIDVEELVNGILQDNRLGFEETAYLLLSGGLPDKEELETFRQVLIQTMPLDHKAMMSILSLRGKNIMNILARSVLELYTYDENPDEITKDNLIRQSTNLIAKFPTIIAYAYQVLRHSEQNRSLHIRHPRDEYSVAENFLYMMKGPGNYTELDVKILDLALILHADHGGGNNSTFSVRVTSSTETDTYSAIAAGIGSLKGPLHGGANIMVKKMMEDMKQNVRKWDNVKEVDGYLNKLLNKEAFDKTGLIYGIGHAVYTVSDPRAGLLKTMARDLAKEKGREDEFALMELVEERAVNTFMNFKGEGQKQTCINVDFYSGFVYDAIGLPEDVFTPLFAMARIVGWTAHRIEELNFSSKRIIRPAYKNVRERQSFIPMKDRG, encoded by the coding sequence ATGGAAAAGAAGTATTTGATTTACAAGCTCTCCGAATCAATCAAAAAAACGAGTAAGATAGACAAAGACCTTTTTGCGAAAATGGGTGTGAAACGAGGACTGAGAAATGATGATGGATCTGGCGTATTAGCAGGTTTAACTCGTGTTGGAGATGTTGTTGGCTATGAAAAACAAGAAGACGGAAAATTAAAAGCAATTCCGGGAAAATTGATGTATCGTGGAATCGATGTAGAAGAATTAGTAAATGGAATTTTACAAGACAACCGCTTAGGATTTGAAGAAACAGCCTACCTGTTACTTTCAGGCGGTCTTCCTGACAAAGAAGAGTTGGAAACATTTCGTCAAGTGCTGATTCAAACCATGCCGTTGGATCATAAAGCAATGATGAGTATTTTGTCACTTCGAGGCAAAAATATTATGAATATTTTGGCGAGAAGCGTTCTCGAACTTTATACTTACGATGAAAATCCGGATGAAATCACAAAAGACAATCTTATTCGTCAATCCACCAACTTAATTGCCAAATTCCCCACTATTATTGCGTACGCTTATCAAGTACTTCGTCATTCCGAACAAAATCGTTCTTTACATATTCGCCACCCTCGCGATGAGTATTCTGTTGCCGAAAACTTCCTTTATATGATGAAAGGACCCGGAAATTATACCGAACTCGATGTAAAAATCCTTGATTTGGCTCTTATTCTTCACGCAGATCATGGTGGAGGTAATAATTCTACATTCTCCGTGCGTGTTACAAGTTCAACGGAAACTGACACTTATTCTGCCATTGCTGCCGGTATTGGTTCGTTAAAAGGTCCTCTTCATGGAGGCGCCAATATTATGGTAAAAAAGATGATGGAAGATATGAAACAGAATGTAAGAAAATGGGACAATGTAAAAGAAGTGGACGGTTATCTTAATAAACTTTTGAATAAAGAAGCTTTTGATAAAACCGGTTTAATCTACGGTATAGGACACGCAGTTTATACCGTTAGTGATCCTCGTGCAGGATTATTAAAAACAATGGCTCGCGATTTAGCAAAAGAAAAAGGACGTGAAGATGAGTTCGCATTAATGGAATTGGTAGAAGAACGCGCTGTGAATACTTTCATGAACTTTAAAGGCGAAGGACAAAAACAAACCTGTATAAATGTAGACTTTTACTCAGGATTTGTGTATGATGCTATCGGACTTCCCGAAGATGTTTTCACACCGTTATTTGCAATGGCTCGTATTGTGGGCTGGACTGCACATCGCATTGAAGAACTGAACTTTAGCAGTAAACGTATTATCCGTCCTGCTTATAAAAATGTGCGTGAACGTCAATCATTTATCCCTATGAAAGACAGAGGATAA
- the icd gene encoding isocitrate dehydrogenase, specific for NADP+; e14 prophage (Evidence 2a : Function from experimental evidences in other organisms; PubMedId : 10623532, 2204109, 2682654, 3112144, 9298646, 9352899; Product type h : extrachromosomal origin): MIQTITKQGNKLVIPDNPVIPFIEGDGIGKEITFWVKKIVDKAVEKAFNGKRKIEWKEVLAGEKAFLEKGTWLPQETMDTFRKYLVGIKGPLTTPVGEGIRSLNVALRQELDLFVCLRPVRWFKGVATPLLRPEKVHVTIFRENTEDIYAGIEWAAGTPELEKVLKFLKEEMGVAKIRFPETTSIGVKPVSIEGTERLVRAAIQYAIKHKYPSVTLVHKGNIMKFTEGGFKKWGYALAEREFPDETFTEDKFNKIKTEKGLETAVEAYNEAIETGKVFIKDVIADAFLQNTLLKPEEYSVVATLNLNGDYISDQLAAMVGGIGIAPGANINYNTGHAIFEATHGTAPDIAGKNNANPCSMLLSAVMMLEYIGWNEAGELITKALENLFENGTATSDLARFMENGRSLSTSEFSNEVIKKL, from the coding sequence ATGATTCAAACTATTACTAAACAAGGAAATAAATTAGTTATACCTGATAATCCTGTCATTCCTTTTATTGAAGGGGATGGAATTGGGAAAGAAATTACTTTCTGGGTAAAAAAAATAGTAGATAAAGCAGTAGAAAAAGCATTTAATGGAAAAAGAAAAATTGAATGGAAAGAAGTACTTGCCGGAGAAAAAGCATTTCTCGAGAAGGGAACTTGGCTTCCGCAAGAAACAATGGATACTTTCCGAAAATATTTAGTTGGAATAAAAGGACCACTTACAACTCCTGTAGGCGAAGGAATCCGTTCATTAAATGTAGCTTTACGTCAGGAATTGGATTTATTCGTATGTTTGCGTCCGGTACGTTGGTTTAAAGGAGTAGCCACTCCTCTTCTACGTCCTGAAAAAGTACACGTTACCATTTTCAGAGAAAATACGGAAGATATTTATGCCGGAATTGAATGGGCAGCGGGAACTCCCGAACTGGAAAAAGTATTGAAATTTCTGAAAGAAGAAATGGGAGTTGCAAAAATTCGTTTTCCTGAAACTACTTCTATTGGCGTGAAACCTGTTTCCATCGAAGGCACGGAACGATTAGTGCGAGCAGCCATTCAATACGCAATAAAACACAAATACCCCTCTGTTACTTTAGTGCACAAAGGAAATATTATGAAATTTACCGAAGGCGGTTTTAAGAAATGGGGGTACGCATTGGCTGAAAGAGAATTTCCTGACGAAACGTTTACCGAAGACAAATTCAATAAAATAAAAACCGAAAAAGGATTAGAAACAGCCGTTGAAGCATATAATGAAGCCATTGAAACTGGGAAAGTATTTATTAAAGATGTAATAGCTGACGCATTTTTGCAAAACACTTTATTAAAACCCGAGGAATATTCTGTGGTTGCCACACTCAATCTAAACGGAGATTATATTTCTGACCAACTCGCAGCAATGGTAGGAGGAATAGGAATTGCACCCGGCGCTAATATCAATTACAATACAGGACATGCTATTTTTGAAGCAACACACGGAACAGCTCCGGATATTGCAGGAAAAAATAACGCTAATCCTTGTTCTATGTTGCTTTCGGCAGTTATGATGCTGGAATATATAGGTTGGAATGAAGCGGGAGAATTAATTACTAAAGCATTGGAAAATTTGTTTGAAAACGGTACTGCTACATCGGATTTAGCCCGGTTCATGGAAAATGGCAGATCGCTTTCAACATCTGAGTTTTCAAACGAGGTAATAAAAAAACTTTAA
- a CDS encoding conserved exported hypothetical protein (Evidence 4 : Unknown function but conserved in other organisms) encodes MCSILSFINFMKIRFISLLIASLLVFMACGSKSNGNNKAGEIKTIDKKEKTTPLDTASYNKKLITLANGDTTGHWPVKNQPYPLDGAILPFKRIVAYYGNLYSKKMGALGEYAPKEMWEHLNAEIKLWEKADSLTPVQPALHYIAIVAQGAPGKDGKYRARMPESQIDSVLTIAKMGNAIVFLDIQVGLSTIQHELPTLEKYLKMPHVHLGIDPEFSMKNGSLPGKKIGTYDASDVNYASEYLAKLVKENNLPPKVLVVHRFTKGMLTNYQNIKLHPEVQIVINMDGWGEPELKKGTHRNYIFPQPVQFTGFKLFYKNDLKKPPYQMLTPQELLKLKPQPIYIQYQ; translated from the coding sequence TTGTGTTCAATTTTAAGTTTTATTAATTTTATGAAAATACGCTTTATATCGCTTCTTATAGCATCTCTTCTCGTTTTTATGGCGTGTGGTTCTAAATCAAATGGAAATAACAAAGCCGGTGAAATTAAAACCATCGATAAAAAAGAAAAAACAACTCCGTTAGACACTGCTTCCTACAATAAAAAGCTCATCACTTTAGCCAATGGCGATACCACAGGACATTGGCCTGTAAAAAATCAACCTTATCCGTTGGATGGAGCCATTCTTCCTTTTAAACGAATTGTGGCTTATTATGGCAATCTTTACTCAAAAAAAATGGGCGCTTTAGGAGAATATGCTCCAAAAGAAATGTGGGAACATTTAAATGCTGAAATAAAATTGTGGGAAAAAGCCGATTCTCTTACACCGGTACAGCCCGCTTTACATTATATTGCTATTGTAGCTCAAGGTGCGCCTGGTAAAGACGGGAAATACCGCGCACGTATGCCTGAAAGTCAGATAGATTCCGTATTAACCATTGCAAAAATGGGCAATGCTATTGTATTTTTAGATATTCAAGTCGGATTAAGTACCATTCAACACGAATTACCAACTCTTGAGAAATACTTGAAAATGCCTCACGTACATTTAGGCATTGATCCTGAATTTTCTATGAAAAATGGAAGTCTCCCGGGTAAAAAAATAGGAACCTACGATGCTTCGGATGTTAATTACGCTTCGGAATATTTGGCAAAATTGGTAAAAGAAAACAATTTACCGCCAAAAGTACTTGTAGTTCATCGTTTTACGAAAGGAATGCTTACTAATTATCAGAATATTAAACTTCATCCTGAAGTACAAATAGTTATTAATATGGACGGCTGGGGCGAACCGGAATTAAAAAAAGGAACTCATCGAAACTATATTTTTCCGCAGCCGGTACAATTTACAGGATTCAAGTTATTTTACAAAAACGATTTGAAAAAACCGCCTTATCAAATGCTCACTCCGCAAGAATTATTGAAATTAAAACCACAACCTATTTATATTCAATATCAATAA
- a CDS encoding Electron transfer flavoprotein alpha subunit: MSLTIISLIKQVPLPSEMRMGDDGLMDRTKAKSIINIDCQFGLEAGLQLKKQYPDAKMIVVSMGPPSFEPSLKKAISMGYDEAYLLSDRRLGGSDTYATGLAISTMLKHLGYNKDNKEPFIIFAGRQTSDGDTAHVPSQVAESMDIPQATFVESVKADGKGNVIAKRIIEGGYQMLNLPMPCTISLTPTGVPPRKPSLNGAIKARNTKVTVLNIDDIGLGTEKIGLSGSPTIVAAVANLVSERPPVVLSEGHSDKEVIDNFIDNFKKGGNVLEKAEKTEKKAAERPDFPEKDIREGAKGILTWAEVTNGKIARPSLELLTPARKLANELGGDTKISTVLIGKNVKSLAQTLIEHGSDEVILVENDKLEEYLVLPFSNIIRQIIDERKPEVALFAATTAGRELAPRIGMKTGSGVTADCTGLEIGEYINRKEKLIVYPILHSRRPTYGESKLATILGFVFPQISTARAGTFEVPERQEGKKGILSTFSPKLHNEDFKVVIEKTVRGEGGLQNLFDAEIIVSGGRGATADNLELVKQLAEALKQQGINAEWAASRVAVDEGFAEYARQIGQTGKTVRPKVYIAVGISGAIQHIAGMKEAGKVVAIDHNPKASIFHNADFGIVGEYQDIIPELIERVKQGFTFGVEAVKN, translated from the coding sequence ATGTCATTAACAATTATATCTCTTATAAAACAAGTTCCTCTTCCATCCGAAATGCGTATGGGAGACGATGGATTGATGGACAGAACAAAAGCTAAATCCATTATAAATATAGATTGTCAATTTGGGTTGGAAGCCGGCTTACAACTGAAGAAACAATATCCTGACGCTAAAATGATAGTAGTTTCGATGGGACCACCTTCATTTGAGCCATCATTAAAAAAAGCTATTTCTATGGGTTACGATGAAGCGTATTTACTTTCCGATCGTCGTTTGGGAGGAAGCGATACGTATGCCACAGGATTGGCTATTTCCACCATGTTGAAACATCTTGGATATAATAAAGATAATAAAGAACCATTTATCATTTTTGCCGGACGCCAAACCAGCGATGGAGACACCGCACATGTTCCATCGCAAGTGGCTGAAAGTATGGATATTCCTCAGGCAACTTTTGTGGAAAGTGTAAAAGCCGATGGAAAAGGAAACGTAATTGCCAAACGTATCATTGAAGGCGGTTATCAAATGTTGAATTTACCAATGCCTTGTACCATTTCTTTGACACCGACGGGGGTTCCGCCGCGTAAACCATCGTTAAATGGAGCTATTAAAGCACGTAATACAAAAGTTACTGTTTTAAACATTGATGATATTGGTTTAGGCACTGAAAAAATTGGGTTAAGTGGTTCGCCTACGATTGTAGCTGCTGTTGCAAATCTTGTCAGTGAACGTCCGCCTGTTGTTCTCTCCGAAGGTCATAGCGATAAAGAAGTAATTGATAATTTTATTGATAACTTCAAAAAAGGGGGAAACGTATTGGAAAAAGCGGAAAAAACTGAGAAAAAAGCCGCAGAAAGGCCCGATTTCCCTGAAAAAGATATTCGAGAAGGTGCAAAAGGTATTTTAACCTGGGCGGAAGTAACCAATGGAAAAATTGCTCGTCCTTCACTGGAATTACTTACTCCGGCTCGTAAACTTGCCAATGAACTTGGAGGCGACACTAAAATTTCTACCGTTTTAATTGGTAAAAACGTGAAATCGCTTGCTCAAACATTGATAGAACATGGTTCTGACGAGGTAATTTTAGTGGAAAATGATAAATTAGAAGAATATTTGGTATTACCATTTTCAAATATTATCAGACAAATTATTGATGAACGCAAGCCGGAAGTGGCTCTCTTTGCTGCAACCACTGCCGGACGTGAGTTGGCTCCCCGTATCGGTATGAAAACAGGAAGCGGTGTTACAGCAGATTGTACGGGTTTGGAAATCGGCGAATATATTAATCGGAAAGAAAAATTAATTGTCTATCCTATTTTGCATTCACGTCGTCCTACGTATGGCGAAAGCAAATTGGCTACCATTCTCGGTTTTGTATTTCCGCAGATTTCTACCGCTCGCGCAGGAACATTTGAAGTACCTGAACGTCAAGAAGGCAAAAAAGGTATTTTATCTACTTTCTCACCAAAACTCCACAATGAGGACTTTAAAGTTGTAATAGAAAAAACGGTACGTGGTGAAGGCGGACTGCAAAATTTATTCGATGCTGAAATTATTGTTTCGGGTGGTCGTGGTGCAACTGCCGATAATTTGGAACTTGTAAAACAACTCGCTGAAGCATTGAAACAACAAGGAATTAATGCAGAATGGGCTGCCAGTCGTGTCGCAGTAGATGAAGGTTTTGCCGAATATGCACGCCAAATAGGACAAACCGGAAAAACCGTACGTCCTAAAGTTTACATTGCCGTTGGTATTTCCGGAGCTATACAACATATTGCCGGTATGAAGGAAGCGGGAAAAGTAGTTGCCATTGATCACAATCCAAAAGCATCCATTTTTCACAATGCTGATTTTGGTATTGTTGGCGAATATCAGGACATTATCCCGGAATTGATTGAAAGAGTTAAACAAGGATTTACCTTTGGTGTAGAAGCGGTTAAAAATTAA
- a CDS encoding Electron-transferring-flavoproteindehydrogenase: protein MSNVETIYTDVLIVGGGPSGLATAIHLANLLKLSGQTKRILLIDKGISIGSHILSGAVIKPDIFKTLLPEVDFNEIPFNAKVTKDSMVMLSEKGSFKVPFHPPYMSNAENYTASLGQICRYLATKAEEKGVEIYSGFAVSDILYENNKVIGVKTIDTGVDHHGNPMENFQPGTRVDAKLTIFAEGTRGSLAKKLIQNFQLDKDKNPQVYSLGCKELWSVPEGNIQPGEVYHTMGYPLNMTEFGGGFIYGLNDNKVAVGLVVGLDYPDPTFDTHDAMQAWKTHPFVSKILKGGKLVEYGAKTLPEGGWYSLPKLYVDNAMIVGDSAGFLTMPALKGIHLAIASGMAAAKTAATALSKNDFSENVLKEYENAIHDSIVYKEMFPVRNFRQGFAKGTVVGMLNFGSLLVTGGAGVSGKQRTHYDKDTTKTLSDFTGVPFKKRFKDKLEFDKVLTFDKVTDVYYSGVQHDEAQVPHVRVNNPESFKKINIAQYGAPCQFFCSSEVYELHTDKNGNQELRIHAENCMHCKTCDIKTPGDGITWSVPNGGNGPDWQNM from the coding sequence ATGAGTAATGTTGAAACCATATACACGGATGTGCTGATTGTCGGAGGAGGACCTTCAGGATTAGCTACTGCTATTCATCTTGCTAATTTATTAAAATTAAGCGGGCAAACAAAACGTATTTTACTGATTGATAAAGGAATTTCCATTGGAAGCCATATTCTTTCAGGTGCGGTAATTAAACCGGATATTTTCAAAACGTTGCTTCCGGAAGTTGATTTTAACGAAATTCCTTTCAATGCCAAAGTTACCAAAGATTCAATGGTTATGCTTTCGGAAAAAGGAAGTTTCAAAGTGCCTTTTCATCCGCCTTATATGAGCAATGCCGAAAACTACACCGCATCTCTGGGGCAAATTTGTCGTTATTTGGCTACAAAAGCCGAAGAAAAAGGAGTGGAAATCTATTCCGGATTTGCAGTAAGCGATATTTTATATGAAAACAATAAAGTCATCGGTGTAAAAACCATCGATACCGGCGTTGATCATCACGGGAATCCGATGGAGAACTTCCAGCCCGGAACGCGCGTGGACGCTAAACTTACCATATTTGCCGAAGGAACTCGCGGAAGTTTGGCAAAAAAACTCATTCAAAATTTTCAATTGGATAAAGATAAAAATCCACAAGTATATTCCCTTGGATGTAAAGAATTGTGGAGCGTCCCCGAAGGGAATATACAACCCGGCGAAGTTTATCATACAATGGGTTATCCTTTAAATATGACAGAATTCGGAGGCGGATTTATTTACGGTTTAAACGACAATAAAGTAGCCGTAGGATTAGTGGTAGGATTAGATTATCCCGATCCGACTTTTGACACGCACGACGCAATGCAAGCTTGGAAAACGCATCCGTTTGTATCAAAAATTTTAAAAGGAGGAAAACTTGTTGAATACGGTGCAAAAACACTTCCTGAAGGCGGTTGGTACTCTCTTCCAAAATTGTATGTGGACAATGCTATGATTGTGGGCGATAGCGCCGGATTTCTTACAATGCCGGCTCTAAAAGGTATTCACTTGGCAATTGCTTCAGGAATGGCGGCTGCAAAAACCGCAGCTACGGCATTAAGTAAAAATGATTTTTCTGAAAATGTATTAAAAGAATACGAAAACGCCATTCACGATAGTATCGTTTACAAAGAAATGTTTCCGGTACGCAATTTCCGTCAAGGATTTGCAAAAGGAACAGTCGTGGGAATGTTGAATTTTGGAAGTTTGCTTGTCACCGGCGGAGCCGGAGTTAGCGGAAAACAACGTACTCATTATGATAAGGATACGACTAAAACACTATCTGATTTTACTGGAGTACCTTTCAAAAAACGTTTCAAAGACAAACTGGAATTTGATAAAGTTTTGACATTTGATAAAGTTACCGATGTGTATTATTCAGGTGTTCAACATGATGAGGCACAAGTACCACATGTGCGTGTAAACAATCCGGAAAGTTTCAAGAAAATTAATATTGCTCAATACGGCGCGCCTTGTCAGTTTTTCTGTTCATCAGAAGTGTACGAACTTCACACCGACAAAAATGGAAATCAAGAATTACGTATCCACGCTGAGAATTGTATGCATTGCAAAACATGTGATATAAAAACACCGGGTGATGGAATCACTTGGTCGGTTCCCAATGGTGGTAACGGTCCCGATTGGCAAAATATGTAA
- a CDS encoding Aerobic energy metabolism, producing the protein MKMSYQKVVLITGASSGIGKETAKLLAAKGFKVYGAARNLDKMKELTAVGVEILSLDITDEKSIENCVKQILLKEKRIDILINNAGYGSFGAVEVVPMEEARRQFEVNLFGLGLLIQKILPIMRNQKSGRIINISSMGAYFGEPNGGWYHATKAALERLSDALRMEVKPFGIDVVLIQPGMIYTEWQEIAQENLIKTSTGTVYEKSAKAQATGMDKMYKMASKPTVIAKTILKASTRKHPKVRYKAGGFAKPLIFLSIITPTRLFDRIMTKSVKG; encoded by the coding sequence ATGAAAATGTCATATCAAAAAGTAGTATTAATCACCGGCGCATCTTCCGGTATAGGAAAGGAAACGGCTAAACTATTAGCGGCAAAAGGATTTAAAGTATACGGAGCAGCCCGCAATTTAGATAAAATGAAAGAATTGACCGCTGTAGGCGTGGAAATTCTATCTTTAGACATAACCGATGAAAAATCCATCGAAAACTGTGTGAAACAAATTCTATTGAAAGAAAAACGAATTGACATCCTTATAAATAACGCAGGATATGGTTCTTTTGGAGCCGTAGAAGTTGTTCCAATGGAGGAAGCGCGGCGTCAGTTTGAAGTGAATTTATTTGGTTTGGGATTACTTATTCAAAAAATTCTTCCAATAATGCGAAATCAAAAAAGCGGACGGATTATAAATATTTCATCTATGGGCGCTTATTTCGGAGAGCCAAACGGAGGCTGGTATCACGCAACCAAAGCTGCTTTGGAACGATTGAGCGATGCACTGAGAATGGAAGTAAAACCGTTCGGGATTGATGTGGTTTTAATCCAACCCGGAATGATTTATACCGAATGGCAAGAAATTGCACAGGAAAATTTAATCAAAACATCTACCGGAACAGTGTATGAAAAATCAGCAAAAGCACAAGCTACAGGAATGGATAAAATGTATAAAATGGCTTCCAAACCTACAGTAATAGCCAAAACAATTTTAAAGGCAAGTACTAGAAAGCATCCAAAAGTTCGTTACAAAGCGGGTGGTTTTGCAAAGCCACTTATATTTCTAAGCATCATCACTCCTACCCGACTGTTTGATCGGATAATGACAAAATCAGTAAAAGGTTGA